A single genomic interval of Streptomyces sp. BA2 harbors:
- the radA gene encoding DNA repair protein RadA, protein MATRTKTGNTGKQRPSYRCTECGWQTAKWLGRCPECQAWGTVEEYGAPAVRTTAPGRVTSSALPIGEVDGRQATARSTGVAEFDRVLGGGLVPGAVALLAGEPGVGKSTLLLDVAAKSASEEHRTLYVTGEESASQVRLRADRIKAIHDHLYLAAETDLAAVLGHLDAVKPSLLILDSVQTIASPEIDGAPGGMAQVREVAGALIRASKERGMSTLLVGHVTKDGAIAGPRLLEHLVDVVLSFEGDRHARLRLVRGVKNRYGTTDEVGCFELHDEGITGLTDPSGLFLTRRTEAVPGTCLTVTLEGRRPLVAEVQALTVDSQIPSPRRTTSGLETSRVSMMLAVLEQRGRITALGKRDIYSATVGGVKLSEPAADLAIALALASAASDTPLPKNLVAIGEVGLAGEVRRVTGVQRRLAEAHRLGFTHALVPADPGKVPPGMKVTEVADMGDALRVLPRSRRREAPREDEERR, encoded by the coding sequence ATGGCCACCCGTACGAAGACCGGCAACACCGGGAAGCAACGCCCGTCCTATCGCTGCACCGAGTGCGGCTGGCAGACGGCCAAGTGGCTCGGCCGCTGCCCCGAATGCCAGGCCTGGGGGACGGTCGAGGAGTATGGCGCGCCCGCCGTCCGCACCACCGCCCCCGGCCGCGTCACCTCGTCCGCCCTGCCCATCGGCGAGGTCGACGGCCGCCAGGCCACCGCACGCTCCACCGGAGTCGCCGAGTTCGACCGCGTCCTGGGCGGCGGCCTCGTCCCCGGCGCCGTGGCGCTCCTCGCGGGCGAGCCGGGCGTCGGCAAGTCGACGCTGCTCCTGGACGTCGCGGCGAAGTCGGCGAGCGAGGAGCACCGCACGCTCTATGTCACCGGTGAGGAGTCGGCGAGCCAGGTCCGGCTGCGCGCCGACCGCATCAAGGCGATCCACGACCACCTCTATCTGGCGGCGGAGACCGATCTCGCCGCCGTTCTCGGCCACTTGGACGCGGTGAAGCCGTCCCTCCTGATCCTCGACTCGGTCCAGACGATCGCGTCCCCGGAGATCGACGGTGCGCCCGGCGGCATGGCCCAGGTCCGCGAGGTGGCGGGCGCCCTGATCCGCGCGTCCAAGGAGCGCGGCATGTCCACGCTCCTGGTCGGCCACGTCACCAAGGACGGCGCGATCGCGGGTCCCCGCCTCCTGGAACACCTCGTGGACGTCGTCCTGTCCTTCGAGGGCGACCGGCACGCGCGCCTGCGCCTCGTCCGTGGCGTCAAGAACCGGTACGGGACGACGGACGAGGTCGGCTGCTTCGAACTGCATGACGAGGGCATCACCGGCCTCACCGACCCCAGCGGCCTCTTCCTCACCCGCCGCACGGAGGCCGTCCCCGGCACCTGTCTGACGGTCACGCTCGAAGGTCGCCGCCCCCTGGTGGCCGAGGTCCAGGCGCTCACCGTCGACTCCCAGATCCCCTCCCCCCGGCGCACCACGTCCGGACTCGAAACCTCCCGCGTCTCGATGATGCTGGCCGTCCTGGAGCAGCGGGGCCGCATCACCGCGCTCGGCAAGCGCGACATCTACAGCGCGACGGTCGGCGGCGTGAAGCTCTCCGAGCCGGCCGCGGACCTCGCGATCGCCCTCGCCCTGGCCAGCGCGGCGAGCGACACCCCGCTGCCGAAAAATCTCGTCGCGATCGGCGAAGTAGGCCTCGCGGGCGAGGTCAGACGGGTCACGGGAGTCCAGCGCAGGCTGGCCGAAGCGCACCGTCTCGGCTTCACGCACGCCCTCGTTCCCGCCGACCCGGGCAAGGTCCCGCCCGGTATGAAGGTCACCGAAGTCGCCGACATGGGGGACGCGCTGCGTGTCCTTCCGAGGTCGCGTCGCAGAGAGGCCCCACGGGAGGACGAAGAGCGCCGGTAG
- the disA gene encoding DNA integrity scanning diadenylate cyclase DisA: protein MAANDRASAPGKPGGSSGAEGLMRASLSAVAPGTGLRDGLERILRGNTGGLIVLGWDKTVESMCTGGFILDVEFTATRLRELCKLDGGIVVDKDITKILRAGVQLVPDPTIPTEETGTRHRTADRVSKQVGYPIVSVSQSMRLIALYVDGQRKVLEDSAAILSRANQALATLERYKLRLDEVAGTLSALEIEDLVTVRDVTAVAQRLEMVRRIATEIAEYVVELGTDGRLLALQLDELIAGVEPERELVVRDYVPEPTAKRSRTVEEALFELDALSHAELLELPTVARALGYTGSPEALDSAVSPRGFRLLAKVPRLPGAIIDRLVEHFGGLQKLLAASVDDLQTVDGVGEARARSVREGLSRLAESSILERYV, encoded by the coding sequence GTGGCAGCCAACGACCGGGCGTCAGCTCCCGGCAAGCCCGGCGGAAGCTCCGGTGCCGAAGGGCTGATGCGCGCCTCCCTGAGCGCGGTCGCGCCCGGCACGGGCCTGCGCGACGGACTCGAGCGCATCCTCCGCGGCAACACCGGAGGGCTCATCGTCCTCGGCTGGGACAAGACCGTCGAGTCGATGTGCACGGGTGGCTTCATCCTGGACGTCGAGTTCACGGCGACGCGCCTGCGCGAGCTGTGCAAGCTCGACGGCGGCATCGTCGTCGACAAGGACATCACCAAGATCCTGCGGGCGGGCGTGCAGCTCGTCCCCGACCCGACGATCCCCACCGAGGAGACGGGCACCCGGCACCGCACCGCGGACCGCGTGTCCAAGCAGGTGGGTTACCCCATCGTCTCCGTCTCCCAGTCCATGCGCCTCATCGCGCTCTACGTGGACGGACAGCGCAAGGTCCTCGAGGACTCGGCGGCGATCCTGTCCCGCGCGAACCAGGCCCTCGCGACCCTGGAGCGGTACAAGCTGCGCCTCGACGAGGTGGCGGGCACCCTGTCCGCCCTGGAGATCGAGGACTTGGTGACGGTCCGCGATGTCACGGCGGTCGCGCAGCGCCTTGAGATGGTGCGCCGCATCGCCACGGAGATCGCAGAGTACGTGGTGGAGCTGGGCACGGACGGTCGTCTTCTCGCCCTCCAGCTGGACGAGTTGATCGCGGGCGTCGAGCCCGAGCGTGAACTGGTCGTCAGGGACTACGTCCCCGAGCCGACGGCCAAGCGCTCGCGCACGGTCGAGGAGGCGCTCTTCGAGCTGGACGCGCTGAGCCATGCGGAGCTGCTCGAACTGCCTACCGTGGCGCGGGCGTTGGGTTACACGGGCTCTCCGGAGGCGTTGGACTCCGCGGTGTCGCCGCGGGGCTTCCGGCTGCTCGCCAAGGTGCCGCGGCTGCCCGGCGCGATCATCGACCGGCTTGTTGAGCACTTCGGGGGGCTGCAGAAGCTGCTCGCTGCGAGCGTCGATGATTTGCAGACGGTGGACGGGGTGGGGGAGGCGCGGGCCCGGAGCGTTCGCGAGGGGCTCTCGCGGCTTGCCGAGTCGTCGATTCTGGAGCGGTACGTCTAA